A part of Scleropages formosus chromosome 3, fSclFor1.1, whole genome shotgun sequence genomic DNA contains:
- the LOC108923734 gene encoding PI-PLC X domain-containing protein 2-like, which translates to MQLLRILDYFCVESSGVKVRNGGAGGNSRNADWMGSLCPALTSMPLRYLAVPGSHDSFSFWVDEEAPVGPDQTAVVKHLAVVFRLLAKKVMKKWSMTQNLTFREQLEGGIRYFDLRVSSKPGEPGYEVYFIHGLFGLKVRDGLGDIDAFLSEHPKEVVFLDFNHHYAMSEDHHRYLIATLQEVFGPKLCKVNVVEDITLDYLWKRKYQVIVFYHHPCAEKRPFLWPGSKIPAPWANTTDACKLIQFLETTLGERSQHDTFHVSQAILTPRVKTIVRGLIQGLRDHLVERNLPIIMTWVEAQKPGVNGVNIITSDFVELVDFASTVIKLNNLLLPNLPLM; encoded by the exons ATGCAGCTCCTCCGCATCCTGGACTATTTCTGTGTAGAAAGTAGCGGGGTGAAGGTTCGCAATGGTGGCGCCGGAGGCAACAGCCGCAACGCCGACTGGATGGGCTCCCTGTGTCCCGCCCTCACCTCCATGCCCCTCAGGTACCTGGCGGTTCCAG GCTCCCACGACTCGTTCAGTTTCTGGGTGGACGAGGAGGCTCCGGTGGGCCCGGACCAGACGGCAGTGGTCAAACACTTAGCGGTGGTGTTCCGGCTGCTGGCCAAGAAGGTGATGAAGAAGTGGTCCATGACCCAGAATTTGACCTTTCGGGAGCAGCTGGAGGGCGGTATCCGCTACTTTGACCTGCGGGTGTCCTCTAAGCCGGGTGAGCCAGGGTACGAGGTCTACTTCATCCACGGCCTGTTTGGCCTCAAGGTGCGAGATGGCCTCGGTGACATCGACGCGTTCCTCAGCGAGCACCCCAAGGAAGTGGTCTTCCTGGACTTTAACCACCACTACGCCATGAGCGAGGACCACCATCGCTACCTCATTGCCACACTGCAGGAAGTGTTTGGCCCCAAGCTCTGCAAAGTCAATGTTGTGGAGGACATCACACTGGACTACCTGTGGAAACGCAAGTACCAG GTGATAGTGTTTTACCACCACCCATGTGCGGAGAAGCGGCCCTTCCTTTGGCCGGGCAGTAAGATCCCAGCCCCCTGGGCCAACACCACGGATGCCTGCAAGCTGATCCAGTTCCTGGAGACGACGCTGGGCGAACGCTCGCAACACGACACCTTCCATGTATCCCAGGCGATCCTTACACCCCGTGTCAAGACCATTGTCAGGGGCCTCATCCAGGGTCTCCGTGACCACCTAGTGGAGAG GAATCTGCCCATCATAATGACATGGGTGGAGGCTCAGAAACCCGGAGTCAACGGTGTCAACATCATCACCTCTGACTTTGTAGAGCTGGTAGACTTTGCCTCCACTGTAATTAAGCTCAACAACCTGTTGTTGCCAAACCTTCCCCTGATGTGA